The DNA sequence CCGTGCCGACGACAGGTCGGCCCCCGTCCCGAAAAGAACTGGCCGGTCCCGGCTCGCCCGGACAGTATGGGGCGCATGACCGACCAGCCCGAACGATGGACCCAGGCGACCGTCCACCCGGACATGTGGGCCGACCCGGCGGACGACCCCCGCAACAACGACGGGCCCGGTCCGGACGGTGAACTCGCCGCGCTGGAGGGTGTGCTGCGGGACTACCGCCTGACGCTGCGGATGAAGTGCGAGGGGCTGGACCCGGAGCAGTTGGCCCGCCGGTCGGTGCCGCCGTCGACGATGTCGCTGCTCGGGCTGCTGCGCCACATCGCCGAGGACGAACGGGACTGGCGCAACTGGATCAGCGACGGGGAGCCGCTGCCGAAGCTGTACGGCAGGCGGGACGGGGACTTCGACGGCGCGGTCGCCGATCAGGCGGTGGTCGACGCGGCGTACGCGGACATGGAGCGCGAACAGGCGGCCACGGACGCGGCGTTGGCCGCCCACGAGGATCTGGGCGAGCGCCTGGGCAGGGAAGGGATCGCCGTCCGGGAGCTGCTGGTGCACCGGATCGAGGAGTACGCCCGCCACTGCGGCCACGCCGACCTGTTGCGCGAGTGCGTCGACGGCCGCGTGGGCCAGTGAGGCAGGAGCGGACCCGTCATGCGGGCGGCTGAGATCGCGCGGGCCGTGGCGGCGGCCACGTCGACCGCCTCGTCCCTCGGCCTGACGGCCGACGACGCGACCGTCCTGAACAACTCCAACAAGCTCACCCTGCGGCTGCTGCCCTGCGACGTCCTGGCCCGGGTCGCGCCGGTGGCGCAGCAGGTCGCCCGGTTCGAGGTCGACCTCGCCCAGCGGCTCGTCGCGGCCGGGTGTCCGGTGGCCGCCCTCGATCCCCGGGTGGAGCCGCGCGTCCATGAGCGCGACGGCTTCGTGATCACCCTGTGGACCTACTACCCGCCCGTGCCCCCGCACGAGGTCCCGCCCGCCGACTTCGCCGCCGCCCTCGCACGGCTGCACGCCGGAATGCGCACGCTCGACGTCCCGGCGCCGCACTTCACCGAGCGGGTGGCCCACGCGCGGGAACTCCTGGCCGACCACGACCGCACCCCGGACCTCGCCGACGCGGACCGTGCGCTCCTCGACGAGACCCTGCGGACCGCGGGACGGGTGATCGCCGAACGCGGCGGCGCCGAGCAGCTGCTGCACGGCGAGCCGCACCCGGGCAACCTGCTCACCACGGAGGACGGGCCGCTCTTCATCGACCTGGAGACGTGCTGCCGCGGACCCGTCGCGTTCGACCTCGCCCACGCGCCCGAGGAGGTCGGCGAGCACTACCCGGGTGTGGATAGGGAGGTGCTGCGCGCGTGCCGGCAGCTCGTACTGGCGATCATCACGACCTGGCGCTGGGACCGCGACGACCAGCTCCCGGACGGCCGCCGGCTGGCCGCGGAATGGCTGACCCGCCTCCGAGCGGCACGCGCCCACGCCGGCCCCGGCACCCCGACGGAGAACTGACCCGGGACGGCTGAACGGTCCGCCCAGCGGGACAGACCCGTGGCACGGGCTTCCCTGCCGTGGGCCGCCCGGATCGTCAGGCCCATGCGTTGAAGAGCACCCCGCCCCACGTGGTGATGTCGTACGCGCGCACCTGGCGCCGCTCGTGCTGTGACAGAGCGGAAGTGTCCACGTCGGAGAGGGGTGTGGTGAGTTGTTCGTGGCTCAGGACCACGAAACCCGCTTCGGTGAAGGTGAAGGCCCACGCTGGAGGGGGGAGGAACTCCTCCCTGTACCAGTTCCGGCGTTCCCGGGCGAAGGCGATCCAGGGGTGGTGGGCGTGACACAGGACGACGCTCTCGCCGGTGCGCTCGACGACCGACGCGGTGTGGAAGGTCAGGGGGTACTCCCGGCCCTCGAACTCGCCCACCCGGCCTTCAGCGACGCGCGCGGCGGCATACAGAGCGGTGCGGAACGCCCGCACATCCGTATCCGGAAGCGGGCCGTCCTTCGGCATGAAGAATCCTGTCGCGCCCCGTGGCAGCGTGAAGCGCGTGTTCCCCCCGTTGACCATGTCGTTCATCTTGCCCGGTCCGGAACCCGCGTGCTGTCGTGGGTCGACGACCTGGTGCGCGTTTGCCTCGCGCCCGAACCGTCCCGCGATCTACCCTCGCGGCCATGACCTCACACGGTGCTCCCGAAGGCTCCCGGATCGCTCCCGACGGTGCCGGGCCGGTGATCCGGGAGGAGACCGCTGACGATCACCGGGACGTGCGCGAGGTCCACACGCGCGCCTTCGGTGACGGCGATCGGGTTCCCGGACTCGTGGAGGCACTTCGCGGCGCGGAGGCCGCTCTGGCACCGATGTCCTTCGTCGCTGTCGTCGAGGGCCGGGTCGTCGGGCACGTCCTGCTGAGCGCGACGCGGTGGGACGCCCCGCGCCGGATCGTGGACGTCCTGTCGCTGTCACCGCTGGGCGTGCTCCCGGAGTTCCGGCGTCAGGGCATCGGTACACGGCTCGTCGCCCACGCCCTCGCGGCGGCCGACAGCCAGGGTGTGCCGCTGGTGTTCCTGGAGGGTTCGCCCCACTACTACGGCTCGCGCGGCTTCGAGGGTGCCGCCGCGGTGGGCTTCCGCTCGCCGTCACTGCGTATCCCCGAAGCCGCGTTCCAGGTGGCCCGGTTGTCCGCGCACGAGCCGTGGATGACGGGCACCTTCGTCTACTCGGACCCCTTCTGGACCTTCGACTGCGTCGGCCTGCGCGACCCCGGGGCCTGAGGGGCTCTGCCCCACTCGACCCGACCTGTGCCGCGCCGGCGCATCACGCACCCCCGCCCACCCGGAGCCGACCGCCCGTCCGGGACGGCTCAGCCCCGGCGCAGTGCCCCGGTGCGCCGCAAGCGGCGTATGACGGAGCGGAGTTCGGGGGACGGGGCGGGGCCGGTCGCCTCGGTGGGGGTGGGCGGGGTGGCCCACAGGGCGAGTTCGCGGTCGCGGGGGCCGTGGACGAGGTGGGGGGCGCCGTCGCCGAAGACCTGCACCGGGTGGTGGGCGCCCCACCGTGCCCAGCCCGGTGCTCCGTCGGTGACGAACCGCACCCACGCCCCGTGCATCGCGTCCGCCAGTTCCTGCGGCGCGCCCTCGCCGGCGAGCTTGCGGGCGTCGGGCTCCTCCCCGCTGTCGAAGACGAAGCCCAGTTCCAGGGCGTGGCAGGCGCCCATGCCGGGCCGGCCCGAGGGCCAGGCGAACTCGTAGACGTACGAGGGCTCGGCGCGGCCGTCGGACAGGCGGTGCAGGGGGAGGCGGAGCAGGTGGTCGGTGACCATCTGGCCGACGAGTTCGGCGGTGCCCTCGTCCGGTCGCAGGGCGCGGTAGCCGCGCGGGACCTCGCTGCCGCAGCGGCAGCGGGCCATCGCGCCGGCGAGGGCGACCGCGCCGAGGCGGTCGACGCGCTCCAGCAGGCCGCCGGGGACCAGCCAGAGGCGGTACTCGTCGCGGGTCCAGCCGGTGAGCAGGTCCACGCCGGGGGCCGCGCCGTCCGTGAGCGCCTCCAGGGGGTCGCGGGGCACGAGGTCGCCGTCGACGACGATGCCGAAGGCGGGGCCGCCGAGCACCGGGCTGCTGAGGCGGCCCACCTCGGCCTGGGCGCGCAGGAGTTGCCCGCGGTCGGCGGCGGCGAAGGCCGCGGCGGTCGCGGGGATCTTGAGGCGGTTCGCCATGCGGCGTACCATCCGGCGCACCTTGTCCCGGTCGGTCGTCTCCGGCGGCCCGCTCTGCAGGACGGCCCGCCGGACCAGGCCCCGGGCCTGCGGGGCGGCGATGAGGGCGCCCGTGCTGATGGCTCCGGCGGACTGGCCGCCGAGGGTGACGCGGCCGGGGTCGCCGCCGAAGGCCGCGATCGACTCGTGGACCCAGCGCAGGGCGGCGAGCTGGTCGCGCAGGCCGGGGTTGGCGGGGGCGTCCGGGAAGAGGCCGTAGCCCTCGACGCCCAGACGGTAGTTGACGGACACGAACACCACGCCGTCGCGGGCGAAGGTGCGGCCGTCGTAGACGGGGACCGCGGAGGACCCCCTGGTCAGGGCGCCGCCGTGGAGCCACACGAAGACCGGGAGCCGGGCTGCGGGGGACGGGTCGGGGGTCCACACGTTCAGGTTGAGGCAGTCGTCGCCGGGCACCACCGGGTCGGACAGGTACAGGGCGAAGGACTCGGAGTACGGCGGTTTCGGGGCGGTCGGGCCGAAGGCACCGGCGTCGCGGACGCCGTCCCACGGCTCCGGGGGGACGGGCGGCCGGAAGCGGCGGGGGCCGAACGGGGGCGCCGCGTACGGGATGCCACGGAACGCGGCGACGCCCCGGTCCCACCTGCCGCGCACCACCCCGTACGGAGTCCTGGTCACGGGATTCTCCCGGCGTGCCGTCATCCGCCCACCAGCCCTTCGCCGCGTCCTGCTCCCGCACCGGCAGAACTCACCGGTAACAGCAGAGCACCGGAACGCTCTTCGGTATTCCTCGGCCTGTGTGCGAGTTCTTCCCGCTCCGGGGCGGCGGATCTACAGTAGGAAGCGCTTTCTATTCGGTGGAGAGGTGGATTCCCGATGGCCCGTACGGGGAGTGCGAGCGTGGCGGCCGGACCGACGCTGGCGGTCGTGGCCCGCGAGGCGGGGGTGTCGGTGCCGACCGCGTCCAAGGTCGTCAACGGCCGTGAGGACGTGGCCCCGGAGACCCGCCGCCGCGTCACGGAGGCCCTGGACCGGCTCGGGTACGTCCGCAGACCCCGGTTCGACGCAGGACGGCCGCCGCGCCTGGTGGACCTGGTGGTGCACTCGCTGGAGGACTCCGCCTCGGGCGCGGTGCTGCACGGCGCGGAGGAGGCGGCGCACGACGCGGGCCTGGAGATCGTGGTCTCGGCGGCCCTGACCCGCAGCCGTTCCGAGCGGCCGGAGCGGGGCTGGCTGGACCGGCTGCTGCTGCGCGGGTCGGCCGGGATCCTCTTCCACCTGGCCGAGCCCAGCGGCCCGCAGTACGCCTGGCTCGCCCAGCACCGCGTGCCCTTCGCGCTGGTCGACCCGGACCACGAGCCGCCGCCCGGTGTCGTCTCGGTGGGCGGGGCCAACTGGCAGGGCGGGATGACGGCCACCGAGCACCTGCTCGCGCTGGGCCACGAGCGCATCGCCGTCATCGCCGGGAA is a window from the Streptomyces capillispiralis genome containing:
- a CDS encoding DUF664 domain-containing protein, which codes for MGRMTDQPERWTQATVHPDMWADPADDPRNNDGPGPDGELAALEGVLRDYRLTLRMKCEGLDPEQLARRSVPPSTMSLLGLLRHIAEDERDWRNWISDGEPLPKLYGRRDGDFDGAVADQAVVDAAYADMEREQAATDAALAAHEDLGERLGREGIAVRELLVHRIEEYARHCGHADLLRECVDGRVGQ
- a CDS encoding phosphotransferase enzyme family protein; its protein translation is MRAAEIARAVAAATSTASSLGLTADDATVLNNSNKLTLRLLPCDVLARVAPVAQQVARFEVDLAQRLVAAGCPVAALDPRVEPRVHERDGFVITLWTYYPPVPPHEVPPADFAAALARLHAGMRTLDVPAPHFTERVAHARELLADHDRTPDLADADRALLDETLRTAGRVIAERGGAEQLLHGEPHPGNLLTTEDGPLFIDLETCCRGPVAFDLAHAPEEVGEHYPGVDREVLRACRQLVLAIITTWRWDRDDQLPDGRRLAAEWLTRLRAARAHAGPGTPTEN
- a CDS encoding GNAT family N-acetyltransferase, coding for MTSHGAPEGSRIAPDGAGPVIREETADDHRDVREVHTRAFGDGDRVPGLVEALRGAEAALAPMSFVAVVEGRVVGHVLLSATRWDAPRRIVDVLSLSPLGVLPEFRRQGIGTRLVAHALAAADSQGVPLVFLEGSPHYYGSRGFEGAAAVGFRSPSLRIPEAAFQVARLSAHEPWMTGTFVYSDPFWTFDCVGLRDPGA
- a CDS encoding carboxylesterase/lipase family protein, which translates into the protein MTARRENPVTRTPYGVVRGRWDRGVAAFRGIPYAAPPFGPRRFRPPVPPEPWDGVRDAGAFGPTAPKPPYSESFALYLSDPVVPGDDCLNLNVWTPDPSPAARLPVFVWLHGGALTRGSSAVPVYDGRTFARDGVVFVSVNYRLGVEGYGLFPDAPANPGLRDQLAALRWVHESIAAFGGDPGRVTLGGQSAGAISTGALIAAPQARGLVRRAVLQSGPPETTDRDKVRRMVRRMANRLKIPATAAAFAAADRGQLLRAQAEVGRLSSPVLGGPAFGIVVDGDLVPRDPLEALTDGAAPGVDLLTGWTRDEYRLWLVPGGLLERVDRLGAVALAGAMARCRCGSEVPRGYRALRPDEGTAELVGQMVTDHLLRLPLHRLSDGRAEPSYVYEFAWPSGRPGMGACHALELGFVFDSGEEPDARKLAGEGAPQELADAMHGAWVRFVTDGAPGWARWGAHHPVQVFGDGAPHLVHGPRDRELALWATPPTPTEATGPAPSPELRSVIRRLRRTGALRRG
- a CDS encoding LacI family DNA-binding transcriptional regulator; the encoded protein is MARTGSASVAAGPTLAVVAREAGVSVPTASKVVNGREDVAPETRRRVTEALDRLGYVRRPRFDAGRPPRLVDLVVHSLEDSASGAVLHGAEEAAHDAGLEIVVSAALTRSRSERPERGWLDRLLLRGSAGILFHLAEPSGPQYAWLAQHRVPFALVDPDHEPPPGVVSVGGANWQGGMTATEHLLALGHERIAVIAGNRHTPSGAARTAGYRSALAAAGVRHRPEYVRHADPGEGAARRRMRELLDLPEPPTAVFVCSDRMVSGVYQALAERGLRVPDDLSVVGFDDLPEARWLTPALTTVRQPLSEMAATALHLLLRMMDGHRPESTRTELSTRLVERASTAVPPGA